The following coding sequences lie in one Arachis ipaensis cultivar K30076 chromosome B03, Araip1.1, whole genome shotgun sequence genomic window:
- the LOC107630780 gene encoding cytochrome P450 86A22: MDASTALLILSAIAGYLIWFSFIARPLRGPRVWPLLGSVPGLIQNANRMHDWICENLRACGGTYQTCICALPFLARKQCLFTVTCDPKNLEHILKLRFDNYPKGPTWQAVFHDLLGDGIFNTDGDTWLFQRKTAALEFTTRTLRQAMARWVTRAIKFRFCPILAAAQAENKAVDLQDLLLRLTFDNICGLAFGKDPQTLAIDLPENTFAVSFDCATEATLQRFILPEIAWKFKKMLGLGLEVNLSRSLKNIDQYLSEIINTRKTELLNKQQEGTAGTLHDDLLSRFMKKKESYSDQFLQHVALNFILAGRDTSSVALSWFFWLCTLNPRVEEKILLELCTVLMETRGMETSKWVEEPLVFEEVDRLLYLKAALSETLRLYPSVPEDSKHVVNDDILPDGTFVPSGSMVTYSIYSVGRMKFIWGEDCMEFKPERWLSEDGTKFEVQDSYRFVSFNAGPRICLGKDLAYLQMKSIAAAVLLRHRLMVAPGHRVEQKMSLTLFMKYGLKVNVLPRDLRPVVDKIIATARCKGDESCGKEAVTVTGNGVNNEAVELVAAVS, translated from the coding sequence ATGGATGCATCAACGGCTTTATTGATCCTATCGGCCATTGCAGGCTATTTAATATGGTTCTCATTCATCGCTCGTCCTCTAAGAGGTCCACGTGTCTGGCCCCTATTGGGGAGCGTCCCTGGCCTCATCCAAAACGCCAACCGCATGCACGATTGGATCTGCGAAAACCTACGCGCCTGCGGCGGCACGTACCAGACCTGCATCTGCGCCCTCCCGTTCCTCGCCCGCAAGCAGTGTCTCTTCACTGTCACGTGCGACCCAAAGAACCTAGAGCACATCCTCAAGCTGCGCTTCGACAACTACCCCAAGGGCCCCACCTGGCAAGCCGTCTTCCACGACCTACTCGGTGATGGAATCTTCAACACAGATGGAGACACCTGGCTCTTTCAGCGTAAAACCGCCGCACTCGAATTTACCACCCGAACCCTGCGCCAAGCTATGGCTCGCTGGGTTACCCGAGCCATCAAGTTCAGGTTCTGTCCAATCCTGGCAGCGGCTCAAGCCGAGAACAAAGCCGTCGACCTCCAAGACCTCCTCCTCCGGCTCACGTTCGACAACATATGTGGCTTGGCTTTCGGCAAGGACCCTCAGACACTCGCCATAGACCTTCCAGAGAACACCTTTGCGGTGTCGTTCGATTGCGCTACAGAGGCCACCCTGCAGCGCTTCATCCTCCCGGAGATCGCGTGGAAGTTCAAGAAGATGCTCGGGCTCGGCTTGGAGGTGAACTTGAGCCGAAGCCTCAAGAACATTGACCAGTACCTATCGGAAATCATCAACACGCGCAAGACGGAACTTCTCAATAAACAGCAAGAAGGTACGGCTGGGACCCTCCACGACGACTTACTCTCCcgcttcatgaaaaaaaaagagtCCTACTCGGACCAGTTTCTCCAACACGTGGCACTCAACTTCATCCTCGCTGGACGCGACACCTCATCAGTGGCACTCAGCTGGTTCTTCTGGCTCTGCACCTTGAACCCCAGGGTGGAGGAAAAGATCCTCCTCGAGCTCTGCACCGTTCTCATGGAGACAAGGGGCATGGAAACCTCCAAGTGGGTGGAGGAGCCACTCGTCTTCGAGGAGGTTGACCGCTTGCTGTACCTGAAAGCCGCACTCTCCGAGACGCTGAGGCTCTACCCTTCGGTGCCGGAGGATTCCAAGCACGTCGTCAACGACGACATTTTGCCAGACGGAACCTTCGTCCCGTCGGGATCCATGGTCACCTATTCGATCTACTCCGTCGGTAGGATGAAGTTCATTTGGGGAGAGGACTGCATGGAGTTCAAGCCGGAACGGTGGCTCTCAGAAGATGGCACCAAGTTCGAGGTGCAAGATTCATACAGGTTCGTCTCGTTCAACGCCGGGCCAAGGATTTGCCTCGGGAAGGACCTGGCGTACCTTCAGATGAAGTCGATTGCGGCGGCGGTGCTGCTCCGCCACCGACTCATGGTGGCTCCGGGACACCGCGTGGAGCAGAAGATGTCGCTGACGCTGTTCATGAAGTACGGTCTCAAGGTGAACGTGCTCCCTAGGGATCTGAGGCCAGTGGTGGATAAGATCATAGCAACAGCAAGATGCAAGGGTGATGAATCGTGCGGTAAAGAAGCTGTGACTGTGACCGGTAATGGCGTAAATAATGAAGCCGTTGAATTGGTGGCTGCTGTTTCTTAA